Sequence from the Nasonia vitripennis strain AsymCx chromosome 5, Nvit_psr_1.1, whole genome shotgun sequence genome:
GAGTCAGCTCTCTGTGAGCTCCCACATTGTGCAAGTTCGTATACCAAAAAATAATTCGTATAATGTATGCATTGATTCTGAATGTTGACTTTATGAATAACAACAGGAGGATGAATTACTAAAAGCATTGAAAACCAATGAATCATTACGCTTGACCTTCAATTTACAACTGACGGAGAGTACATCGGTAGAATGGGAAACCGTGGTATGGCGAGGCTGCCTGTACATCCGGGTGCCAAGTTGTCTGCTGCCAGAGGGCTCAAAAGAGGGTTTTGTCTCTCTTCTTGAGTATGCCGAAGAAACACTGCACTGCACTAACATAGTCGTCTGCCTGCGCAAAGACCGCACCGATAGAGGTACGCTCAGCTTCCTTTATTTGATGCCGACCAGGTAGTATACTACAGTGAGCCGAGCTTCACCTCTAAATCGTCTCTGTCTTCTTCCTACAATCTAGCGATGCTGGTTCGTACATTCATGTTTCTGGGCTTTTCGGTCTTACCGCCTGATCATCCCCTGGTACCACCAGGCAGCGACACTGGCAATCTCTACATGCTCTATGCCATTGAGTAATCAGTAGTCCAGCTCTCGGGCCTCTTTAATTTAACGCATAGGTACTGCAAtcatactttattttatttaaatttttttattggttATACTATTATCTTTTATCATCTCATCATTTCATGCTTTTATTTTACAGGTTTTAATAATGTAATTACCGTCaagataaacaaaatttgCTTGTGCACACTGCAACCAGTGTGTTGCTCAACCAATTGATCAAGATTATAAACAGGTTTTGAAACTTCATTTTGCTGCATGCGCCATATGCTGCAATTTCTCAGTACAATGAGAAATCTGCCAAGCAGCAACTGTTTTTCCCTCTTTTATAACCCAAAAGTAAACTGAAGAGAGACCCGATACCTAAGCGTTAAATTTTAGAGATAAACATTTAAAGGCAGATAGTCGCTTAAAAGTGTAGATCGCGTACAACCAGCTATTCAAAAGATCAATTCATTCTCTTGAACACAATGTTAAGATTTATCTCGTAAGATATAAAGTGCTCACAAAAGCTTATCCCACGTATTTCAAAGAGGTTCAGAGGTTCTTCTTTGCCAGCTCAACATCAGCAGAGCAAATTCAACCTTTGAATCGCCGAGGAAATTTATTATCGACAAATCTCTATGTTAATTGCGTGGCAGATTGGGCATCACCTTGACTATAGAATATTTATGATGTAACGAATTTAATCGTTTAATGTGCGtatgaatattataattatcgATAGCATTATATTCCGAggtttacgttttattacagaaATGGCCACTAAAACATTATGACGCAACCTTAGCTTTTAGTACaatatacgtttattatatTCTCTTCTGAGAAGTTAAAGAACGGTGCGAGCTTTACGACAttgttttcaataatttagtgTGCAATTTATAATTCTTTGGACCTGCTGAAGTGGCTGTGCTGTACTTAAAACTGGTTACTGACGTCACTTTTTACATCTTGATCactgttatttttgtattacTGCAGTAGTTTTCTGTTATGAatcaactgaaaaaaaacctttttatttatattcagTAATCAGTTGAAGAAGCGTTTCAAGTATTATATATTCTATATTTTAAGATATATGAGCGACAACGCTTGATAGAACTTCAAATTCAAAAGCTTGAAGCAAATTGTATTGAAACTTAAAAGCTCCATATTTTGCAGTTAGTGTTTTTCGCTTTACTTTATTCCTTGCTATTAATGCTgtcaatattatattataattctaATTATCATtagtatataattattattttatttttttcgttattgATGCATTATGCATGTATTTTAGTGTTTAGCATTAGTTTTTCGTATAGGTTTACTAACAAGGTTGAAGAAACAGCTAATTGGAATCCCCAATCGATTAACATGAGAATTTTTGCTAATAAATGCGCTCTTTAGTATTGACAAGGTTAACagacaaaaaaaattcaaaaattcaaaaaaaaaatttgtaaaatgtaaaaaatgcacaaaaaaatgataaaaatgttagtAGTTGGTTAGGTGTATAAGCAATATATGAGGAAAATTGGTATGTTTATTGTTTTACAAAACTTACCTTAAGTACACGAAATGCAACATTAAAATAGATTATTAGACAACTGCTAGTAATGAAAGATGAGTGCATTTTACTTGGACCCATGATCAAAAAATACCGCGAAGAAATGTACAACATAGAAGTTCACAAATGTTAAAAACAGCAAAAAGATGTTTCTGTGTCCTAAATTTATTcttcatatacatataaagaCGTAATTtccaaataaatattctgtaaAACGTAATATTTACTTTATTTCACGTTAACCTCtattatcagattttgaaatacCACAACACAGCAAATGCAGAACATACCACATGTAATGTGAAAAAATTATGGTAAAAGGCAGTTGTGATGGATTCtatcatttatataaatttgaatCAAGTGTACCATGAGTTCAATAAATTGTACGTTATTAGAGTAAACAAAAGtgagattatttatttatacatacttATAAATGAATTATTGTAACCTGCATTTTCTCTGTTGAGACAAAACaatttattaccataaaaTCATAATTACATACTATTTGTAACTGTGGATATTAACTGTggaagttttaaaatatttaaatatttaaatgtgtgtgtgtgcgtgcgtgtgtgtgtatatatatatatatatatatatatatatatatatatatatattcgagGAACACGAGTCGCATCATGGAGAATGGttacattgaaaaattattgcaacagaatgataataaaatgagCATACATATGTCATGTATAGTCGTGAAAAGGTACCTAATCGCTTAAAGCAGACTAATCATACAAGTCTTGATACACTTTCTCCTCCCAaccattataattataaaagccAGCATTATACTaggcatttttttaaatcgtagTATAAAGTAAAAGTGTTTCGAAATGCGTATAACAGGGCTACATTACTAACATGCACacttttcaaatattcgcTTAATTATAGAAAACAGTTATAGAGACCAATGAATtcgttcattaatttttttgcttcaTGAGTATCATTGTTCTTGGCATGCAAGAAAGAAGTGAAGGATTTGACAGTGTGTATTTGTATGCATGTGGATgtaaatgtatataatattattatattatatatgcgCGAGTTGGCAATGAAAGACGTTTCTTGCtccctttttattttttcttgcgATTACCGTAATTGCCCCGTTTATGCTTCTGATGGTGCTTGCTAGCGCCACCGCCACTGCTCTGAGATGAGCTTCGCTGTTTCTCCTTTATACTTTCGCCGGTCTGCTGTCCGCTAACTCCGCTG
This genomic interval carries:
- the LOC100116305 gene encoding ornithine decarboxylase antizyme 1 — its product is MSSWVWGLCGGPDAPHAALSVSTVNTESRGVGIKQSQLSVSSHIVQEDELLKALKTNESLRLTFNLQLTESTSVEWETVVWRGCLYIRVPSCLLPEGSKEGFVSLLEYAEETLHCTNIVVCLRKDRTDRAMLVRTFMFLGFSVLPPDHPLVPPGSDTGNLYMLYAIE